A stretch of Buteo buteo chromosome 9, bButBut1.hap1.1, whole genome shotgun sequence DNA encodes these proteins:
- the MSL1 gene encoding male-specific lethal 1 homolog, with translation MRSTAFRAAEPPPPPPPPPPRGGQEQQQQEEEEEEEEEEEEEGSAPHRPPLRRPREPPPPPLGAHKGRGGGVAAAAEQQQQRWAGLVPLAGGKQAGAGDAGARPRYQAVLPGRGAGEGSAGPGAGPGAGPAEPGPPPPPPLPPPLPAEGKWKSGSRRGGMGAGGGSPGQAACLRQILLLQLDLIEQQQQQLQAKERQIEELKAERDTLLARIERMERRVQLVKKDSEREKHRIFQGFEVDEKPEAETCEKLPLECPQDLLEPTPTLQPKHFPYGRNGKGHKRKPTFGSAERKTPVKKLVSEFSKVKSKTPKHSPGKEESSGSLSETVCKRELRSQETPEKPRSLLETPLRASVPLKGPGAHPKEKGFFSSETDDLPYLSTTEMYLCRWHQPPPSPLPLREPSPKKEETVAIPSWRDHVVEPLRDPNPSDILENLDDSVFSKRHAKLELDEKRRKRWDIQRIREQRILQRLQLRMYKRKGIQESEPEVTSFFPEPDDVESLLITPYLPVVAFGRPLPKLTPQNFELPWLDERSRCRLEMQKKQTPHRTCRK, from the exons ATGAGGTCGACCGCCTTCCGGGCggccgagccgccgccgccgccaccgccgccgccaccgcgggggggccaggagcagcagcagcaggaggaggaggaagaggaggaggaggaggaggaggaggagggctccGCACCGCAccgcccgccgctccgccggccccgggagccgccgccgccgccgctgggGGCACACaagggccgcggcggcggggtggcggcggcggcggagcagcagcagcagcgctgggCCGGGCTGGTGCCGCTGGCCGGCGGCAAGCAGGCCGGCGCGGGGGATGCCGGCGCCCGGCCGCGCTACCAGGCGGTGCTGCCCGGGCGCGGCGCCGGGGAAGgctcggcggggccgggagcgggaCCGGGAGCGGGGCCCGCCGAACCGggccctcctcctccaccaccgttaccgccgccgctgcccgccgagGGCAAGTGGAAGAGCGGTTCGCGGCGCGGCGGGATGGGGGCCGGCGGGGGCTCGCCGGGGCAGGCGGCCTGCCTGCGGCAgatcctgctgctccagctggacCTCAtcgagcagcagcagcagcagctgcaggccaAGGAGCGGCAGATCGAGGAGCTCAAGGCCGAGCGGGACACG CTCCTTGCGCGGATCGAGCGCATGGAAAGGCGGGTGCAGCTGGTGAAGAAGGACAGCGAGCGGGAGAAGCACCGCATCTTCCAGGGCTTCGAGGTGGACGAGAAGCCGGAGGCGGAGACGTGCGAGAAGCTGCCACTGGAGTGTCCCCAGGACCTGCTGGAGCCCACCCCGACCCTGCAGCCCAAGCACTTCCCCTACGGCAGGAACGGGAAGGGGCATAAAAG GAAGCCGACGTTTGGGAGCGCAGAGAGGAAGACGCCCGTTAAAAAACTGGTGTCCGAGTTCTCGAAAGTGAAGAGTAAAACTCCAAAGCACTCCCCGGGGAAGGAAGAATCGAGCGGCTCCTTGTCCGAAACTGTTTGTAAACGAGAACTGCGGAGCCAAGAGACTCCAGAAAAACCCAGGTCGCTCCTGGAGACGCCGCTCCGAGCCTCGGTCCCGCTGAAGGGCCCCGGCGCCCACCCCAAGGAGAAGGGCTTCTTCAGCAGCGAGACAGACGACCTGCCCTATCTCTCAACCACGGAAATGTACTTGTGCCGCTGGCACCAGCCGCCCCCGTCGCCGCTGCCGTTGCGGGAGCCCTCCCCAAAGAAGGAGGAGACTGTAGCAA TTCCGTCTTGGAGGGACCATGTCGTGGAGCCCCTGAGAGACCCCAACCCCTCGGACATCCTGGAG AATCTGGACGACAGCGTCTTTTCCAAACGGCATGCGAAGCTGGAGCTGGATGAGAAACGAAGGAAAAG GTGGGACATTCAGCGGATCAGGGAACAGAGAATTCTACAGCGGCTGCAGCTCCGAATgtacaaaaggaaaggaattcaGGAGTCAGAGCCTGAAGTTACCTCATTTTTCCCTGAGCCAGATGACG TGGAAAGCTTGCTCATCACCCCATACCTGCCTGTCGTCGCCTTTGGCCGGCCCCTACCAAAACTGACCCCACA GAACTTCGAGCTGCCCTGGCTGGACGAGCGCAGCCGCTGCCGGCTGGAGATGCAGAAGAAGCAGACGCCACATCGGACCTGCCGGAAATAG
- the CASC3 gene encoding protein CASC3, with amino-acid sequence MADRRRQRASQDSEDDSDSAASDSADSAASAARSRSGSASGSGSGSPRPPHRPPRGAAGALSAGPRGRGAESAAGGAAKSAPESECESEDGIEGDAVLSDYESAEDSEAEEEDYSEEESAKVELKQDSNDSCESAAKAEKGDEKPDSKGAVTGERQSGDGQESTEPVENKVGKKVPKHLDDDEDRKNPAYIPRKGLFFEHDLRGQTQEEEVRPKGRQRKLWKDEGRWEHDKFREDEQAPKTRQELIALYGYDIRSAHNPDDIKPRRMRKPRFGSPPQRDPNWSNERPNKPPRHQGADSTSAPPRTFTSRSSAGTGRMPPPRNYPRMGGYKETRPSYRASEASIQHLSRNGEQAKQDSNYRAKRAEQTPPRDKSPEMEAAHVHGSPVKEEIALENQATAADAAQPPPDRPIEKKSYSRARRTRIKAGDAGKLADEVPASEGLTPVPPKPVQAETSPPPAKNSNWESPVESNLDGLEQEMTQMNLTEQNWTPGQSQFIQPRELRGIPNHMHVGTGPPPQFNRMEEMAVQGGRVKRYSSQRQRPPVPEPAPPMHISIMEGHYYDPLQFQGPIYTHSENPAPLPPQGMIVQPEMHLPHPGLHPHQTPAPMANPGLYPPPVSMPPGQPPPQQLLAPTYFSPPGVMNFGNPGYPYPPGALPPPPPPHLYSNTQAQSQVYGGVTYYNTVQQQVQPKPSPPRRTSQPVTIKPPPPEDSKGEKSKERSNT; translated from the exons ATGGCGGaccggcggcggcagcgcgcCTCGCAGGACAGCGAGGACGACTCGGACTCGGCCGCCTCCGACAGCGCCGACTCGGCCGCCAGCGCCGCTCGCTCCCGCTCGGGATCCGCCTCCGGCTCCGGTTCCGGTTCTCCCCGCCCGCCTCACCGCCCGCCGAGGGGTGCCGCCGGGGCCCTCAGCGCTGggccgcggggccgcggggccgaGAGCGCTGCCGGGGGGGCGGCCAAGAGCGCGCCCGAGTCCGAGTGT GAAAGTGAGGATGGCATTGAAGGAGATG CTGTACTCTCAGATTACGAAAGCGCAGAAGACTCGGAG gcagaggaagaggattACAGTGAGGAAGAAAGTGCCAAAGTGGAACTGAAGCAGGATAGTAATGATTCCTGTGAGTCAGcggcaaaagcagagaaaggggATGAGAAACCTGACTCCAAAGGTGCTGTAACTGGTGAGAGGCAAAGCGGGGATGGGCAG GAGAGCACTGAACCTGTTGAGAATaaagttggaaaaaaagttCCCAAGCACCTGGATGATGATGAGGATCGGAAGAACCCAGCTTACATCCCGCGCAAAGGGCTCTTCTTTGAGCATGACCTCCGAGGGCAGACGCAGGAGGAAGAGGTCAG GCCGAAGGGTCGTCAGCGGAAGCTATGGAAGGACGAGGGCCGCTGGGAGCACGACAAATTCCGGGAGGACGAGCAGGCCCCCAAGACCAGGCAGGAGCTGATAGCGCTTTATGGCTATGACATCAGGTCAGCTCACAACCCCGATGACATCAAGCCGAGGAGGATGCGCAAACCAAG ATTTGGGAGTCCTCCTCAGCGAGACCCAAACTGGTCCAACGAGAGGCCAAATAAGCCCCCAAGGCACCAAGGTGCAGACAGCACTTCAGCTCCCCCGCGAACCTTCACCAGCAGGAGCTCTGCAGGTACAGGGAGGATGCCCCCACCCAGAAACTACCCAAGGATGGGGGGCTACAAAGAGACCCGTCCAAGCTACCGAGCTTCAGAAGCAAGCATCCAGCATCTGTCTCGAAACGGTGAGCAAGCAAAACAGGACAGCAACTATAGAGCAAAGCGTGCAGAGCAAACTCCACCAAGAGACAAGTCACCAGAGATGGAAGCAGCACATGTCCACGGCAGCCCTGTGAAGGAGGAGATTGCTTTGGAAAATCAAGCCACGGCTGCTGATGCTGCACAGCCACCACCAGACAGACCAATTGAAAAGAAGTCTTATTCCCGGGCAAGAAGGACCAGAATCAAGGCTGGCGATGCGGGGAAGCTGGCAGATGAAGTGCCCGCTTCAGAAGGGCTGACTCCTGTGCCTCCAAAACCTGTGCAAGCTGAGACGTCCCCCCCACCAGCCAAGAACAGTAACTGGGAGTCGCCGGTAGAATCCAACTTGGATGGACTTGAGCAAGAGATGACCCAAATGAATCTCACTGAGCAGAACTGGACTCCGGGGCAGTCGCAGTTCATACAGCCCCGGGAGCTGAGGG gtATTCCTAACCATATGCACGTGGGAACTGGGCCACCACCTCAGTTTAACAGAATGGAGGAAATG GCAGTGCAGGGGGGCCGTGTGAAACGCTACTCATCGCAGCGGCAGAGGCCGCCGGTGCCGGAGCCTGCCCCCCCCATGCACATCAGCATCATGGAAGGGCACTACTATGACCCAC TACAATTCCAGGGACCAATCTACACCCACAGTGAGAacccggccccgctgccgccccaAGGGATGATTGTACAGCCAGAAATGCACCTCCCTCATCCAG GTTTACATCCCCACCAGACGCCAGCCCCCATGGCAAACCCTGGGCTGTACCCTCCGCCAGTCTCCATGCCCCCAGGCCAGCCCCCGCCACAGCAGCTGCTCGCACCGACTTACTTCTCCCCTCCTGGAGTCATGAATTTTGGGAATCCTGGCTACCCCTACCCCCCAGGAGCACTACCCCCTCCGCCCCCTCCTCACCTCTATTCCAACACGCAG GCCCAGTCCCAAGTGTACGGAGGGGTCACATACTACAACACTGTCCAGCAGCAAGTGCAGCCCAAGCCTTCTCCACCTCGAAGGACGTCCCAGCCTGTGACTATCAAGCCACCGCCTCCTGAG GACAGCAAAGGTGAAAAATCAAAGGAGAGGAGCAACACGTAG
- the RAPGEFL1 gene encoding rap guanine nucleotide exchange factor-like 1, with protein MKPLEKLLKKPGSHLPARPSAAPGPAPGQGSGPGARRQSLSRPPASPEEPAGPAGPQPGGEGRWLELRPPEAPLRSPEEPSPGGDRDRDRDRDREPPSPEPPPAARCCCCGCGCVPAAPAPPERLLAALLERLPAGGAHGRGCGAESLLDDIVLTHSLFLPTERFLQQLHQHFVLAVGSPPPRWEEGAGLRRKRAVLAVLLHFLETYKGLLQEEESAGKVIKELYLLIMKDTSLYQDLEDEILKLHQLVETVELKVTDETPPPNKQVKPLFRHFRRIDSCLQTRVAFRGSDEIFCRVYMPDHSYVTIRSRLSASVQDILTSVTEKLQYSEEQSAREDALILVTMASSGEKAVLQPSEECVFTTLGINSHLFACTRDTFDSLVPLPEEIQVVPGDTEIHRAEPEEIANHLTAFHWELFRCIHELEFVDYVFHGERGRRETANLELLLQRCSEVQHWVGTELLLCESLGKRAHLLKKLIKIAAICKQNQDMLSFYAVVIGLNNAAISRLRLTWEKLPGKFKNLFRKFENLTDPCRNHKTYREVLAKMKPPLIPFVPLILKDLTFLHEGSKTLLDGLVNVEKLHCIAEKVRTIRKYRSRPLCLELEASPSQLQTKAYVRQLRVIDNQNLLFELSYKLEPGSQ; from the exons ATGAAGCCGCTGGAGAAGTTGCTGAAGAAGCCGGGCTCGCacctgcccgcccgcccctccGCCGCACCGGGACCGGCACCGGGTCAGGGATCGGGAcccggggcgcggcggcagAGCCTGTCGCGCCCACCCGCCTCACCCGAGGAaccggcggggccggcggggccgcaGCCGGGGGGCGAGGGCCGCTGGTTGGAGCTGCGGCCGCCGGAGGCGCCGCTCCGTTCCCCCGAGGAACCGTCCCCGGGCGGCGACCGGGACCGCGACCGCGACCGGGACCGGGAGCCGCCGAGCCCCgagccgccgcccgccgcccgctgctgctgctgcggctgcgGCTGCGtccccgccgcgcccgcgcCCCCCGAGCGGCTCCTGGCCGCGCTCCTGGAGCGGCtgccggcgggcggcgcgcACGGCCGCGGCTGCGGAGCAG aATCGCTGCTGGACGACATTGTGCTCACGCACTCGCTCTTCCTGCCCACTGAGCgcttcctgcagcagctgcaccaGCA CTTCGTGCTGGCGGTGGGCAGCCCCCCGCCGCGCTGGGAGGAGGGGGCCGGGCTGCGGCGCAAGCGGGCAGTGCTGGCCGTGCTGCTGCATTTCCTCGAGACCTATaaggggctgctgcaggaggaggagagtgCCGGGAAGGTGATCAag GAGCTCTACCTGCTCATCATGAAGGACACGTCCCTCTACCAGGACCTGGAGGACGAGATCCTCAAGCTGCACCAGCTCGTGGAGACCGTGGAGCTCAA GGTGACCGACGAGACGCCCCCCCCGAACAAGCAGGTGAAGCCGCTGTTCAGGCATTTCCGCCGCATCGACTCGTGCCTGCAGACGCGGGTGGCTTTCCGGGGCTCTGATGAGA TCTTCTGCCGCGTGTACATGCCCGACCACTCGTACGTCACCATCCGCAGCCGCCTCTCGGCCTCGGTGCAGGACATCCTGACCTCCGTCACCGAGAAGCTGCAGTACTCGGAGGAGCAGAGCGCCCGCGAGGACGCCCTCATCCTCGTCACCATGGCCTCGTCCGGAG AGAAAGCAGTGCTGCAGCCCAGCGAGGAGTGTGTCTTCACCACCCTGGGCATCAACAGCCACCTCTTCGCCTGCACCAGGGACACTTTCGACTCCCTG GTGCCGCTGCCCGAGGAGATCCAGGTGGTCCCGGGGGACACGGAGATCCACCGCGCCGAGCCGGAGGAGATCGCCAACCACCTCACCGCCTTCCACTGGGAGCTCTTCCGCTGCATCCACGAG ctgGAGTTCGTGGACTACGTGTTCcacggggagcggggccggagGGAGACGGCcaacctggagctgctgctgcagcggTGCAGCGAGGTGCAGCACTGGGTGGGcaccgagctgctgctctgcgaGTCGCTGGGCAAGCGCGCCCACCTCCTCAAGAAGCTCATCAAGATCGCCGCCAT atGCAAGCAGAACCAGGACATGCTCTCCTTCTACGCCGTCGTCATCGGGCTCAACAACGCTGCCATCAGCCGCCTGCGCCTCACCTGGGAG AAGCTCCCAGGAAAATTCAAGAACCTGTTTCGGAAGTTCGAGAACCTGACG gacccctgcAGGAACCACAAGACCTACCGGGAGGTGCTGGCCAAGATGAAACCCCCTCTCATTCCCTTCGTGCCGCTCATCCTCAAAG ATCTGACCTTCCTGCACGAAGGCAGCAAGACCCTCCTGGATGGGCTGGTCAACGTGGAGAAGCTG CACTGCATCGCTGAGAAAGTGAGGACCATTCGGAAGTACCGGAGCCGCCCGCTCT GCCTGGAGCTGGAGGCCTCCCCCAGCCAGCTGCAGACCAAGGCGTACGTGCGGCAGCTGCGGGTCATCGACAACCAGAACCTGCTCTTCGAGCTCTCCTACAAGCTGGAGCCCGGCAGCCAGTGA